In the Danio rerio strain Tuebingen ecotype United States chromosome 8, GRCz12tu, whole genome shotgun sequence genome, one interval contains:
- the pimr188 gene encoding Pim proto-oncogene, serine/threonine kinase, related 188, producing MEFSVDCDITNIQFAVDNNSLEFGKKPKAMGRVRKRVKQFCNWASRKSGKAQQNQCTSEGDLEHRRCSDDEAGPSNATFISHIHTGAGVSPSPAPQTREKKLKRLWKWFSRKFKRTRTRAPQIQLSSPQPQRSPDGEAACVSPRTVHDERVNRRVSIQTPVKTPSTETERHDDTEFWDFSGSSLTIAGNSESDRDSMHSWHSCASSLGTPVSESDRASVLSWHSCASSLGTAGISESDRASVHSRQPCASSLTAEHHNDEENASSEDSSVSEDSTSSSSDFWKTEQETTFNWEGNTGRISQDYKIHHLIGQGSTGVIYEGIRLSDCRMVDIKCVKKSKSMERITIEPSDKTVPQEVGLMTMMSRGPKVPQVIQLLDWYEAPDQYILVLEHPKAAVSLDQFVSSCGNKISEAKARVVMHQVITAANACCERGVYNNIKLESLLINPHTLQVKLMDFGTGSRMKDTGYKTFWGSRACIPPEFYQKGRFHAKPAIVYSLGKLLFRMLCGRYPHMELHKIVKRTWQPEDLSKEAVDLICSCLQSKPDKRLSLDEILHQRWFQVFILKPNYRRKD from the exons ATGGAGTTTTCAGTTGATTGTGATATTACAAATATTCAGTTCGCCGTTGATAACAATTCTCTCGAGTTTGGAAAGAAACCTAAAGCAATGGGACGAGTTAGAAAGAGAGTAAAACAGTTCTGTAACTGGGCCTCTCGGAAATCCGGGAAAGCCCAGCAGAACCAGTGCACATCCGAGGGCGACCTCGAGCACCGGAGATGTTCTGATGACGAAGCCGGACCGAGCAACGCTACGTTCATCTCCCACATTCACACTGGAGCTGGTGTTTCACCAAGCCCAGCACCACAGACAAGAGAGAAGAAACTTAAGAGGCTCTGGAAATGGTTTTCTCGGAAATTCAAGAGAACTAGAACCAGAGCCCCACAGATCCAGCTGAGCAGCCCACAGCCTCAGAGATCCCCTGACGGCGAAGCTGCGTGTGTGTCGCCGAGGACAGTTCATGACGAGCGGGTCAACAGGCGCGTGTCTATCCAGACCCCTGTGAAGACCCCGTCAACAGAAACTGAACGGCACGACGACACTGAATTCTGGGACTTTTCTGGATCTTCTCTTACCATAGCGGGAAACAGCGAATCCGACCGCGATTCAATGCACAGCTGGCACTCGTGCGCGTCTTCGCTTGGCACCCCGGTTAGTGAATCTGACCGCGCATCAGTGTTAAGTTGGCACTCTTGTGCGTCTTCGCTGGGTACCGCGGGCATCAGCGAATCTGACCGCGCTTCAGTGCACAGTAGGCAGCCTTGTGCGTCTTCGCTGACCGCTGAACACCACAACGATGAGGAAAACGCTTCCAGCGAGGACTCTAGCGTTTCCGAGGACAGCACATCTTCCTCATCGGATTTTTGGAAAACAGAACAGGAAACCACATTCAACTGGGAAGGAAATACAG gTAGAATCTCCCAGGACTATAAAATCCATCACTTGATTGGTCAAGGATCAACAGGAGTCATCTATGAGGGAATTCGTCTGTCGGATTGCCGAATG GTGGATATCAAATGCGTGAAGAAGAGCAAATCAATGGAAAGGATCACGATT GAACCATCTGACAAGACTGTTCCACAAGAGGTCGGTTTGATGACTATGATGAGCAGAGGTCCGAAGGTTCCTCAAGTAATACAGCTGCTGGACTGGTATGAGGCACCAGACCAATACATACTGGTGCTGGAGCATCCCAAAGCAGCTGTGAGCCTGGACCAGTTTGTATCCTCTTGCGGGAACAAAATCAGCGAAGCGAAAGCACGAGTGGTGATGCACCAGGTGATCACTGCTGCCAACGCATGCTGCGAAAGGGGAGTCTACAATAACATCAAGCTGGAGAGCCTGCTCATCAACCCCCACACCTTGCAGGTCAAACTGATGGACTTTGGCACTGGAAGCCGCATGAAGGACACTGGCTATAAAACATTTTGGG GCTCAAGGGCTTGTATTCCCCCGGAGTTCTATCAGAAGGGAAGGTTCCACGCCAAGCCTGCAATCGTGTACTCTTTAGGCAAACTGTTGTTCAGGATGCTGTGTGGACGCTACCCTCATATGGAGCTCCACAAGATTGTCAAAAGAACCTGGCAGCCTGAAGACCTATCCAAAG AAGCCGTAGATCTGATCTGCTCGTGTCTGCAGAGTAAGCCAGACAAGCGGCTTTC